The nucleotide window CGCCACAGAATGACGAGAGCCGCGAGGCCCGCGGCGCCCGCCGATTCGCGCGGATAGCCCAGGACCAGCGTGGCCACGGGGAGCGTCAGCGCGCCGGCCATGGAAGCCAGCGAGACATAGCGGAAGATCGCGGCGAGGGCGATCCAGAGGGCCGCCGAGGGCAGGACCGCCTTCGGGACGAGAGCGAGAAAGGCCCCGAGCGCCGTGGCCACTCCCTTGCCGCCTCGGAATCGCAGAAAGACGGGCCAGCAATTGCCCACGACGGCCAGGAGGGCGCCTGCCGCCCCCCATGTCGGCTCCGGGCCGAGCACCTCGGCCACGCGCACCGCGAGATAACCCTTGGCGATATCCCCGAGCAGCGTGAGCACCGCGGGCACCGGTCCCAGGGTCCGCAGCACATTGGTGGCGCCGATAGTCCCGCTGCCCTTGCCGCGAATGTCGAAGCCGCCCGCGGCGCGCGCCACGAGAAAGCCGACGGGGATGGCGCCGATGAGATACGA belongs to Candidatus Methylomirabilota bacterium and includes:
- the plsY gene encoding glycerol-3-phosphate 1-O-acyltransferase PlsY; amino-acid sequence: MRVLGLVASYLIGAIPVGFLVARAAGGFDIRGKGSGTIGATNVLRTLGPVPAVLTLLGDIAKGYLAVRVAEVLGPEPTWGAAGALLAVVGNCWPVFLRFRGGKGVATALGAFLALVPKAVLPSAALWIALAAIFRYVSLASMAGALTLPVATLVLGYPRESAGAAGLAALVILWRHRENIRRLAGGTENRLGRRLPAA